A genomic window from Martelella lutilitoris includes:
- a CDS encoding L,D-transpeptidase, with product MLVDKTMARRTFLLGAVSTTAILTGCVSQYPAQPVAPAEPLIGGTPYTAAELDAMYGPLEDNGYMIPAVPWRQIDPLYYRQEVRDPTGEAPGTVVVDTPNRFLYLVGENGMAMRYGVGIGRAGFSWGGNGVIKWKQEWPKWFPPKEMIERDPKLEKYSNENGGMEPGLMNPLGARALYIFENGKDTLYRVHGNPDWTSIGKAVSSGCIRMLNQDVIDLYNRVNNLPTPIVVYQ from the coding sequence ATGCTCGTTGACAAGACGATGGCGCGCCGCACCTTCCTTCTCGGCGCCGTTTCGACCACCGCAATCCTCACCGGCTGCGTGAGCCAGTACCCGGCCCAGCCCGTGGCCCCGGCGGAACCGCTGATCGGCGGCACGCCCTACACCGCGGCGGAGCTCGACGCGATGTACGGTCCGCTGGAGGACAATGGTTACATGATCCCGGCCGTTCCGTGGCGTCAGATCGACCCGCTCTACTACCGCCAGGAAGTGCGGGATCCGACCGGCGAAGCGCCCGGCACGGTCGTCGTCGATACGCCGAACCGCTTCCTTTACCTCGTCGGCGAGAATGGCATGGCCATGCGCTACGGCGTCGGCATCGGCCGCGCCGGCTTCTCCTGGGGCGGCAACGGCGTGATCAAGTGGAAGCAGGAATGGCCGAAATGGTTCCCCCCGAAGGAGATGATCGAGCGCGACCCGAAGCTTGAGAAATACTCCAACGAGAACGGCGGCATGGAGCCGGGCCTGATGAACCCGCTCGGCGCGCGCGCGCTCTACATCTTCGAAAACGGCAAGGACACGCTCTACCGCGTCCACGGCAATCCGGACTGGACCTCGATCGGCAAGGCCGTCTCCTCCGGCTGCATCCGCATGCTGAACCAGGATGTGATCGACCTGTACAACCGGGTCAACAACCTCCCGACCCCGATCGTCGTCTATCAGTAA
- a CDS encoding NADPH-dependent FMN reductase, translated as MKLNIIIGSTRPGRVGPSIAKWVGDFARDHGKFEVEVVDLDDFKLPFLDEPKHPRLQEYEHEHTRKWSESVASADAFIFVTPEYDFFAPATLVNALQVVYKEWGYKPAGVVSYGGVSGGLRAAQELRTLIVNLNAHPLPQVVPIPFFPKFLGEDGKLTPNDEMKAGATGLLDELYKWAGPLAEMRKSA; from the coding sequence ATGAAGCTCAACATCATCATCGGCAGCACCCGCCCGGGCCGGGTCGGCCCGTCTATTGCCAAATGGGTCGGCGATTTCGCCCGCGACCATGGCAAGTTCGAAGTCGAGGTCGTCGATCTCGACGATTTCAAGCTGCCCTTCCTTGATGAGCCGAAGCATCCGCGGCTGCAGGAATACGAGCATGAGCATACCCGCAAGTGGAGCGAGAGCGTCGCTTCCGCCGACGCCTTCATCTTCGTGACCCCGGAATATGACTTCTTCGCCCCGGCAACGCTCGTGAACGCGCTGCAGGTGGTCTACAAGGAATGGGGCTACAAGCCGGCCGGCGTCGTCAGCTATGGCGGCGTCTCCGGCGGGCTGCGCGCCGCTCAGGAGCTGCGCACGCTGATCGTCAACCTCAACGCCCACCCCCTTCCCCAGGTCGTGCCGATTCCCTTCTTCCCGAAATTCCTCGGCGAAGACGGCAAGCTGACGCCGAATGACGAGATGAAGGCAGGCGCGACCGGCCTGCTCGACGAACTCTACAAATGGGCCGGCCCGCTGGCCGAAATGCGCAAGTCCGCCTGA
- a CDS encoding cation:proton antiporter, producing the protein MTEVFHVVGLSALVVIVLGALSARIQNSLISMPLIAMAAGIVAGPAVSGWITPEAWPHQEVIVREVARFTIAISVVGIAIRVPPHVWRTMFGPVSIMLTLGMAGMWAASTLVSWATLGLAFEPGLAVLALIGAAITPTDPVTASAIVSGPVAERLLPEKIRGMLSLESGANDGLGYLFVMLPLMALTRESEGPSLLGDWLVETLLMDVALAIAAGLVIGWLVAKLLEISDRYQLAEVHSYHAITIALAIAALAAGRLIGADGILTAFAAGGAFCFSVNRHDAIEEEKTHETISKVMDLPAFVIFGLVIPWEGWGKLGVLAVLFPIAILLFRRLPVVFALQPLLKRKLTGADLAFVGWFGPVGIAAIFYAMDSLERTGDPFVWHAVSTVVAGSILVHGITAIIGMKQHRKRTE; encoded by the coding sequence ATGACCGAAGTCTTCCATGTAGTCGGGCTCTCAGCGCTGGTCGTCATCGTGCTCGGCGCGCTTTCGGCCCGCATCCAGAACTCCCTCATCTCCATGCCCCTCATTGCCATGGCGGCCGGCATCGTCGCCGGGCCCGCCGTTTCGGGCTGGATCACGCCCGAAGCCTGGCCGCATCAGGAAGTCATCGTGCGCGAAGTGGCCCGTTTCACCATCGCCATCAGCGTTGTCGGCATCGCCATTCGGGTTCCGCCTCACGTCTGGCGCACCATGTTCGGTCCGGTCTCCATCATGCTGACCCTCGGCATGGCCGGCATGTGGGCCGCTTCCACGCTCGTCTCCTGGGCCACGCTCGGCCTCGCCTTCGAACCGGGTCTGGCCGTGCTCGCCCTGATCGGCGCGGCAATCACCCCGACCGACCCGGTGACCGCCAGCGCCATCGTCTCCGGCCCGGTCGCCGAGCGGCTGCTGCCGGAAAAGATCAGGGGCATGCTTTCGCTCGAATCGGGTGCCAATGACGGCCTCGGCTATCTCTTCGTCATGCTGCCGCTGATGGCCCTCACCCGCGAAAGCGAGGGACCATCGCTGCTTGGCGACTGGCTCGTCGAAACCCTGCTGATGGATGTGGCGCTTGCCATTGCCGCCGGCCTCGTCATCGGCTGGCTGGTCGCGAAACTGCTGGAGATCTCGGACCGTTACCAGCTGGCCGAGGTGCACTCCTACCATGCGATCACCATCGCGCTGGCAATCGCCGCCCTGGCGGCGGGACGGCTGATCGGCGCCGATGGCATCCTGACGGCTTTTGCCGCGGGCGGGGCTTTCTGTTTTTCAGTCAACCGCCACGATGCGATCGAGGAGGAAAAGACCCACGAGACCATCAGCAAGGTCATGGACCTTCCGGCCTTCGTCATCTTCGGCCTCGTCATTCCCTGGGAGGGATGGGGCAAGCTCGGCGTTCTCGCTGTCCTCTTTCCGATCGCCATCCTTCTGTTCCGTCGCCTTCCGGTCGTCTTCGCCCTGCAGCCACTGTTGAAGAGGAAGCTCACCGGCGCGGACCTTGCCTTTGTCGGCTGGTTCGGCCCCGTCGGCATCGCCGCGATCTTCTACGCCATGGACAGTCTGGAGCGCACAGGAGACCCCTTCGTCTGGCACGCGGTCAGCACCGTCGTTGCCGGATCGATCCTGGTCCACGGCATCACCGCCATCATCGGCATGAAGCAACACAGGAAGAGGACAGAATGA
- a CDS encoding flavin reductase family protein yields the protein MFYTTDRNAHGLPHDPFKAIVSPRPIGWIGSRSGRGEDNLAPYSFFNAVSSVPPVVMFSSDTVKDSLRNVDETGVFTVNLVSRDLAEKMNATSASLERGASEFEAAGLTPVTGRLVDAPYVGEAYAVLECRMTAIMAPPTLEGAVTQSRMVFGQVVAVHIRDEALTPEGRLDMAKVRPLARLGYRDYCDGGDVFEMVRPG from the coding sequence ATGTTCTACACCACCGACAGGAACGCGCACGGCCTGCCGCACGATCCGTTCAAGGCGATCGTCTCGCCGCGGCCGATCGGCTGGATCGGCTCGCGCAGCGGCAGGGGCGAGGACAATCTCGCGCCCTATTCCTTCTTCAACGCCGTCTCTTCGGTTCCGCCGGTGGTGATGTTCTCCTCCGACACGGTCAAGGACAGCCTGCGCAACGTCGACGAGACCGGCGTCTTCACCGTCAATCTCGTGAGCCGGGATCTCGCCGAAAAGATGAATGCCACGTCGGCCTCGCTGGAACGCGGCGCGAGCGAATTCGAGGCGGCCGGGCTCACCCCGGTCACCGGCCGGCTGGTCGATGCGCCTTATGTTGGCGAGGCCTATGCTGTGCTGGAGTGCCGGATGACGGCAATCATGGCGCCGCCGACGCTTGAGGGCGCGGTCACGCAAAGCCGCATGGTCTTCGGCCAGGTCGTCGCGGTCCACATCAGGGACGAGGCGCTGACCCCCGAGGGCCGCCTCGACATGGCCAAGGTCCGGCCGCTCGCGCGCCTCGGCTATCGCGACTATTGCGACGGCGGCGACGTGTTCGAGATGGTGAGACCCGGCTGA
- a CDS encoding nitroreductase family protein: MNEKNEAVVEFLKTRRSTPVLQLAEPGPSRAELEQILTIAARVPDHGKLAPWRFIVYAGTARAEVGEALAEITLADDATASAERLKLERERLTRAPLVVGVISRAAVHPKIPEWEQVMSAGAACYNLVAAANAFGYGATWLSEWYAFDERAFPALGVKAGERVAGFVHIGTRSEAPFERVRPELADVVTWRGDL, translated from the coding sequence TTGAACGAGAAGAATGAAGCCGTCGTCGAATTTCTGAAAACCCGCCGGTCCACGCCGGTGCTGCAGCTTGCAGAACCCGGACCCTCCCGCGCCGAGCTTGAGCAGATCCTGACGATCGCCGCGCGGGTGCCCGATCACGGCAAGCTCGCGCCCTGGCGTTTCATCGTCTATGCCGGCACGGCGCGCGCCGAGGTCGGCGAGGCGCTTGCCGAGATAACCCTAGCCGACGATGCAACGGCCTCGGCCGAACGCCTCAAGCTCGAACGCGAACGGCTGACGCGCGCGCCGCTGGTCGTCGGCGTCATCAGCCGCGCCGCGGTTCATCCGAAAATTCCCGAATGGGAGCAGGTCATGTCTGCGGGCGCCGCCTGCTACAATCTGGTCGCTGCGGCCAATGCCTTCGGCTACGGCGCCACCTGGCTCAGCGAGTGGTATGCCTTCGACGAGCGCGCCTTTCCGGCACTCGGCGTCAAAGCGGGCGAGCGCGTGGCCGGCTTCGTCCATATCGGCACGCGCAGCGAGGCGCCTTTCGAGCGCGTCCGGCCGGAGCTCGCCGATGTCGTGACCTGGCGCGGGGATCTCTGA
- a CDS encoding glycosyltransferase family 25 protein — protein sequence MKIYLLNLEDDRDRLAHATAVFAAKGLAFERLAAVDGRKMTDVERSERLAFPAAGSFDLSPSQVGCYLSHVHAWERFLETDAALAAIFEDDVHLGEDIDRLFDAPEPWIPDDADIVKLETCLQKVPLPEKAESAVLGRKLVRLTGRHHGAAGYIVTRKGAEKLLANSRKLAVGVDAMMFSPQVAVESRPIVYQLEPAICIQDDIAERTNVDRAGFPSHNVPSGRKSYGENRLAQLRYRLLDRSRAFYLKARNALRGYRKRIVAFR from the coding sequence ATGAAAATCTACCTGCTCAACCTCGAAGACGACCGCGATCGCCTCGCGCACGCAACCGCTGTCTTCGCCGCCAAAGGCCTCGCCTTCGAACGACTTGCGGCCGTCGATGGGCGCAAGATGACGGACGTCGAACGGTCCGAACGCCTCGCCTTTCCGGCAGCCGGAAGCTTCGATCTCAGTCCTTCGCAGGTCGGCTGCTATCTCAGCCATGTTCATGCCTGGGAACGGTTTCTGGAAACCGATGCCGCACTCGCTGCCATCTTCGAGGACGATGTGCATCTCGGGGAGGATATCGACAGGCTGTTCGATGCGCCGGAGCCGTGGATACCGGATGATGCGGATATCGTGAAGCTCGAAACCTGCCTGCAGAAAGTCCCGCTGCCGGAAAAAGCCGAAAGCGCGGTTCTCGGCCGGAAGCTGGTGCGATTGACCGGACGCCATCATGGCGCGGCGGGCTACATCGTTACCCGCAAGGGCGCCGAGAAGCTGCTGGCCAACAGCCGCAAGCTTGCCGTCGGCGTCGATGCGATGATGTTCAGCCCGCAGGTCGCCGTCGAAAGCCGGCCGATTGTCTATCAGCTGGAACCGGCGATCTGCATCCAGGACGATATTGCGGAGCGCACCAATGTCGACCGAGCCGGATTTCCGTCGCATAATGTCCCGAGCGGCAGGAAGTCTTACGGCGAAAATCGGTTGGCGCAGCTTCGGTATCGCCTTCTCGACCGGTCAAGGGCTTTCTATCTCAAGGCGCGCAATGCTCTGCGCGGCTATCGCAAACGCATCGTCGCCTTCCGGTGA
- a CDS encoding glycosyltransferase family 25 protein: protein MLTFVINLDRDTERLAAITAIMAARGLDFARLAASDARLLGDDEAARLSAFPAPFSREMTRGEIGCYLSHRRAWSALVESGAPAAAIFEDDVEISAATRAVLDGLASRLPANVDIVKIETSMKPAELAHKTEVMLGDHAVKRLVGCHIGSAGYVITRQGAETMLARSEKLFVPVDAALFDPRAGIRNDLSVMQVVPALCVQNRYVAGGAGAEDVTTSIEERGKRKSYGRSAAEIALNRTRDRIAVIARKVSAVIGRRRAAIVEYRP from the coding sequence TTGCTCACATTCGTCATCAACCTCGACCGGGATACCGAGCGCCTCGCCGCGATCACGGCCATCATGGCGGCGCGTGGGCTGGACTTCGCCCGGCTTGCGGCAAGCGATGCCCGTCTGCTCGGCGATGACGAGGCCGCCCGGCTTTCGGCCTTTCCCGCCCCCTTCAGCCGGGAGATGACGCGCGGGGAAATCGGCTGCTACCTCAGCCACCGCCGCGCCTGGAGCGCGCTTGTGGAAAGCGGCGCGCCGGCCGCCGCCATTTTCGAGGATGATGTCGAGATCAGCGCGGCGACCCGCGCCGTGCTTGACGGCCTCGCAAGCCGGCTTCCCGCCAACGTCGACATCGTCAAGATCGAGACCAGCATGAAGCCGGCGGAACTGGCGCACAAGACAGAGGTCATGCTCGGCGATCATGCGGTCAAGCGCCTCGTCGGCTGCCATATCGGCTCCGCCGGTTATGTCATCACCCGGCAGGGCGCCGAGACGATGCTGGCCCGCAGCGAAAAGCTGTTCGTTCCGGTCGACGCGGCCCTGTTCGATCCGAGGGCTGGCATCCGCAACGATCTTTCCGTGATGCAGGTCGTGCCCGCCCTTTGCGTGCAGAACCGCTACGTCGCCGGCGGCGCCGGCGCGGAAGATGTCACGACGTCGATTGAGGAGCGCGGCAAGCGCAAATCCTACGGCCGCTCGGCAGCGGAAATCGCGCTGAACAGAACGCGGGACAGAATCGCCGTGATCGCTCGCAAGGTTTCGGCCGTCATCGGCCGCCGCCGCGCCGCGATCGTCGAATACCGACCCTGA
- the thrS gene encoding threonine--tRNA ligase, whose amino-acid sequence MSDQISLVFPDGSKRDYAAGTTGRDVAESISKSLAKKAVAIALDGALRDLADPVEDGRIEIVTRTDDRALELIRHDCAHVMAEAVQELWPGTQVTIGPVIENGFYYDFARETPFTPDDLPKIEKKMKEIIKRNAPFTKEVWSREKAKQVFAEKGEVYKVELVDAIPEDQDVKIYSQGDWFDLCRGPHMTSTGQIGDAFKLMKVAGAYWRGDSNNPMLTRIYGTAWAEKQQLDAYLNFLEEAEKRDHRRLGREMDLFHFQEEGPGVVFWHSKGWRMFQSLTSYMRRRLEGEYEEVNAPQVLDTALWRTSGHWEWYRENMFAVACADEEAEDKRVFALKPMNCPGHVQLFKHGLKSYRELPIRYAEFGVVHRYEPSGAMHGLMRVRGFTQDDAHVFCTEEQLAEECLKINDLILSVYEDFGFKEIVVKLSTRPEKRVGSDENWDHAEAIMTEVLKTIEQQSGGRIKTGILPGEGAFYGPKFEYTLKDAIGREWQCGTTQVDFNLPERFGAFYIDSTSEKKQPVMIHRAICGSLERFLGILIENHAGHMPLWFAPQQVVVATITSEADDYGRKVAEKLRAAGLTVGTDFRNEKINYKVREHSLAKVPVILVCGMREAEEEAVNIRRLGSRDQQSMALADAIDMLTDEATPPDLKRKRALA is encoded by the coding sequence ATGTCTGATCAGATTTCCCTCGTTTTCCCCGATGGCTCCAAGCGCGACTACGCCGCCGGCACGACCGGCCGGGATGTTGCCGAGTCAATCTCCAAATCCCTCGCCAAGAAAGCCGTCGCCATTGCCCTTGACGGCGCGTTGCGCGATCTCGCCGATCCGGTCGAGGACGGCCGCATCGAGATCGTCACCCGTACCGATGACCGCGCGCTGGAGCTGATCCGCCACGACTGCGCCCATGTGATGGCCGAGGCCGTGCAGGAATTGTGGCCGGGAACGCAGGTGACCATCGGTCCGGTGATCGAGAATGGATTCTACTACGATTTCGCCCGCGAAACGCCCTTCACGCCCGACGATCTTCCGAAGATCGAGAAGAAGATGAAGGAGATCATCAAGCGCAACGCCCCCTTCACCAAGGAGGTCTGGTCGCGCGAGAAGGCGAAGCAGGTCTTCGCCGAAAAGGGCGAGGTCTACAAGGTCGAGCTCGTTGACGCGATTCCCGAAGACCAGGACGTCAAGATCTATTCCCAGGGCGACTGGTTCGACCTTTGCCGCGGCCCGCACATGACCTCCACCGGCCAGATCGGCGACGCCTTCAAGCTGATGAAGGTGGCCGGCGCCTATTGGCGCGGCGACAGCAACAACCCGATGCTGACCCGCATCTACGGCACGGCCTGGGCGGAGAAGCAGCAGCTCGATGCCTATCTCAACTTTCTTGAGGAGGCTGAAAAGCGCGACCATCGCCGACTCGGCCGCGAGATGGACCTGTTCCATTTCCAGGAAGAAGGCCCGGGCGTCGTGTTCTGGCATTCCAAGGGCTGGCGCATGTTCCAGTCGCTGACCTCCTATATGCGACGCCGTCTCGAGGGCGAGTATGAGGAAGTCAACGCGCCGCAGGTGCTCGATACCGCGCTGTGGCGGACGTCCGGCCACTGGGAATGGTACCGCGAGAACATGTTCGCGGTCGCCTGCGCCGACGAGGAAGCCGAGGACAAGCGCGTCTTCGCGCTGAAGCCGATGAACTGCCCCGGCCATGTCCAGCTGTTCAAGCACGGTCTGAAGTCCTATCGCGAACTGCCGATCCGCTATGCGGAATTCGGCGTCGTGCATCGCTATGAGCCATCGGGCGCGATGCACGGGCTGATGCGCGTGCGCGGATTCACCCAGGACGATGCCCACGTCTTTTGCACCGAGGAACAGCTTGCCGAGGAATGCCTGAAGATCAATGACCTGATCCTGTCGGTCTACGAGGATTTCGGCTTCAAGGAAATCGTCGTCAAGCTTTCCACCCGGCCGGAAAAACGCGTCGGCTCGGATGAGAACTGGGATCACGCCGAGGCGATCATGACCGAGGTGCTGAAGACCATCGAGCAACAGTCGGGCGGGCGCATCAAGACCGGCATCCTGCCGGGCGAGGGCGCCTTCTACGGTCCGAAGTTCGAATATACGCTGAAGGACGCGATCGGGCGGGAATGGCAGTGCGGCACCACCCAGGTGGACTTCAACCTGCCGGAACGCTTCGGCGCGTTTTATATCGACTCGACCTCGGAGAAGAAGCAACCGGTGATGATCCACCGCGCCATCTGCGGTTCGCTGGAACGTTTCCTCGGCATCCTGATCGAGAACCATGCCGGCCATATGCCGCTGTGGTTCGCCCCGCAGCAGGTGGTGGTCGCGACCATCACCTCCGAGGCGGACGACTATGGTCGCAAGGTCGCCGAGAAGCTGCGCGCCGCCGGGCTTACGGTCGGGACCGACTTCCGCAACGAGAAGATCAACTACAAGGTCCGCGAACATTCGCTGGCCAAGGTGCCGGTCATTCTCGTCTGCGGCATGCGCGAGGCGGAAGAGGAAGCGGTCAATATCCGCCGCCTCGGCTCGCGCGACCAGCAGTCGATGGCGCTCGCCGATGCGATTGACATGCTGACCGACGAGGCAACGCCGCCGGACCTTAAGCGCAAGCGCGCTCTGGCGTAA
- a CDS encoding outer membrane protein gives MTRAVATAFLVVLAGGPSLAADLAVTAPAPVYQEVYVEEEELPWDGPYLGLRGGYDWTQVRGTISGASGSSSWSNGIAGPIVGAFAGYNFQFDNNLVAGAEVDGDYTFDMSQYVAGGVSRNHGINWGGSLRGRIGYSLGNALIYGTAGAAVANFYLGTGSKRPHEVIYGYTVGAGVDYAFTENVFARLEYRYTGYPSADFSRYFGKGNTADQETSSNTVTAGLGVKF, from the coding sequence ATGACGAGAGCAGTTGCGACGGCCTTTCTGGTCGTCCTGGCCGGGGGGCCGTCACTGGCGGCGGACCTTGCGGTCACGGCGCCGGCGCCGGTCTATCAGGAAGTCTATGTCGAGGAAGAGGAATTGCCGTGGGACGGCCCCTATCTCGGCCTCAGGGGCGGGTATGACTGGACACAGGTCCGCGGCACGATTTCGGGCGCGTCCGGCAGTTCCTCGTGGTCCAACGGTATTGCGGGACCGATCGTCGGCGCCTTCGCCGGCTATAATTTCCAGTTCGACAACAATCTCGTGGCCGGCGCCGAGGTCGACGGCGACTATACCTTTGATATGAGCCAGTATGTTGCCGGCGGCGTCTCGCGCAACCACGGCATCAACTGGGGCGGATCCTTGAGGGGCCGCATCGGCTACTCCCTCGGCAACGCGCTGATCTACGGCACGGCCGGCGCCGCGGTCGCGAACTTCTATCTCGGCACGGGCTCAAAGCGCCCGCATGAGGTGATCTACGGCTACACGGTCGGCGCCGGCGTCGACTATGCCTTTACGGAGAATGTCTTCGCCCGGCTTGAATATCGCTACACCGGCTATCCGAGCGCCGATTTCTCCCGCTATTTCGGCAAGGGCAACACGGCGGATCAGGAGACGTCCTCGAACACCGTCACCGCAGGTCTTGGTGTTAAATTCTAG
- a CDS encoding Lrp/AsnC family transcriptional regulator, with the protein MDRLDRKILRLLQEDSTLAVADIGKKVGLSTTPCWRRIQKMEEEGVIRRRVALLDPEKVNANVTVFVAIRTNSHSVEWLKRFSEVIGDFPEVLEFYRMSGDVDYLLRVVVPDIAAYDAFYKRLIAKIEIRDVSSSFAMEQIKFSTELPLDYMVVEPSRTGD; encoded by the coding sequence ATGGACCGTCTGGATAGAAAGATTTTGCGCCTTCTTCAGGAGGACTCGACGCTGGCCGTTGCCGATATCGGCAAGAAGGTCGGGCTTTCCACCACGCCCTGCTGGCGCCGCATCCAGAAGATGGAGGAAGAGGGCGTGATCAGGCGGCGCGTGGCGCTGCTCGATCCGGAAAAGGTCAACGCCAATGTCACGGTCTTCGTCGCCATCCGCACCAATTCCCACTCGGTCGAATGGCTGAAGCGGTTTTCCGAGGTCATCGGCGACTTCCCCGAAGTGCTCGAGTTTTACCGCATGAGCGGCGACGTCGATTACCTGCTGCGGGTCGTGGTGCCGGATATCGCCGCCTATGACGCCTTCTACAAGCGACTGATCGCCAAGATCGAGATCCGCGACGTTTCTTCGTCCTTCGCCATGGAGCAGATCAAGTTCTCGACCGAACTGCCGCTCGACTATATGGTGGTGGAGCCGTCCAGGACCGGAGACTGA
- a CDS encoding uracil-DNA glycosylase family protein — protein MSDTERLSRAIPACRICRDCPVGGAERRLPHEPRPVAVLSARARILIAGQAPGLRVHETGIPFNDRSGDRLRDWMGIGREAFYDRSRFAILPMGFCFPGYDAKGSDLPPRRECAPEWREEAMAAMPQIELVLAIGMYAQKWHMGKMSRKTLTETVRNWRDSFLANRAPRILPLPHPSWRNTGWLKKNPWFEDEVLPELKKAVRLYGGG, from the coding sequence ATGAGCGATACGGAAAGGCTTTCGCGCGCGATCCCGGCCTGCCGCATCTGCCGGGACTGTCCGGTAGGCGGGGCGGAGCGCCGGCTGCCGCATGAACCGCGTCCCGTTGCCGTCCTGTCGGCGCGCGCGCGGATCCTGATCGCCGGCCAGGCGCCGGGCCTGCGCGTGCACGAGACCGGCATTCCCTTCAACGATCGCTCGGGCGACCGGCTGCGCGACTGGATGGGGATCGGCCGCGAGGCATTCTACGATCGCTCCCGCTTTGCCATCCTGCCGATGGGCTTCTGCTTTCCGGGCTATGACGCAAAGGGCAGCGATCTGCCGCCGCGCAGGGAATGCGCGCCTGAATGGCGGGAAGAGGCCATGGCGGCGATGCCGCAGATCGAACTGGTTCTGGCGATCGGCATGTATGCGCAGAAATGGCATATGGGGAAGATGAGCCGCAAGACGCTGACCGAGACCGTCCGCAATTGGCGCGACAGCTTCCTTGCCAACCGCGCGCCGCGCATCCTGCCGCTGCCGCATCCCAGCTGGCGCAACACGGGCTGGCTGAAGAAGAACCCATGGTTCGAGGACGAGGTGCTGCCGGAACTGAAAAAGGCGGTCCGGCTATACGGCGGCGGCTGA